In Numidum massiliense, a single genomic region encodes these proteins:
- a CDS encoding cyclase family protein — protein MSNELIQAITFLKEKEWVDLTHTFGPQSPHFAAFDAAEFNTLFTHDDGFFAQSFKFVGQYGTHIDAPIHFVRNTRYLHQLGLKELVLPLIVIDKSQEAAENNDYTLTVDDILRFEDAHGKIPQGTFVALRTDWSKRWPDVEAFNNKDANGNNRVPGWSLESLKFLFEERKIKAIGHETFDTDSSRDFQKNGALVGEYYVLEQDTYQVELLTNLDQVPATGAVIYNIVPKPENASGFPVRAFAILP, from the coding sequence ATGTCCAACGAACTGATCCAGGCAATAACGTTTCTGAAAGAAAAAGAGTGGGTCGACTTGACGCATACGTTCGGTCCACAATCTCCGCATTTCGCGGCCTTTGATGCCGCCGAATTCAACACGTTATTCACGCACGACGACGGTTTTTTCGCGCAAAGTTTTAAATTTGTCGGGCAGTACGGCACACATATCGACGCGCCGATCCACTTCGTGCGCAACACACGGTATTTACACCAATTAGGGCTAAAAGAACTCGTGTTACCGCTCATCGTCATCGACAAATCGCAAGAGGCTGCGGAAAACAACGACTACACGTTGACGGTTGACGATATTTTGCGTTTTGAAGACGCCCACGGGAAAATTCCACAAGGCACATTTGTCGCCTTGCGCACCGACTGGAGTAAACGTTGGCCCGATGTCGAAGCGTTCAACAACAAAGACGCGAACGGCAACAACCGCGTGCCTGGCTGGTCATTGGAGTCGCTGAAATTTCTTTTTGAAGAACGAAAGATTAAAGCGATCGGCCACGAAACCTTCGATACGGACTCGAGTCGCGATTTTCAAAAAAACGGTGCCCTCGTCGGTGAATATTACGTACTCGAACAAGACACGTATCAAGTGGAACTGCTCACGAACTTGGACCAAGTGCCAGCGACGGGCGCAGTCATTTACAACATCGTGCCTAAACCAGAAAACGCCTCCGGCTTTCCGGTGCGCGCCTTCGCCATCTTGCCGTAG